In Providencia hangzhouensis, the DNA window ATTCTACTAATAGATGTTGCTTTTCTCTACGCACATCATCATGGGAGTTAACGCTATCAACCTGAGTGACCAAACGCTGTGGTGTAAAAATGATCTTTTCATTTGAAACGGATTTTTCCGTATCCGAAAATAATACTGAAGGTATTTCATTACCAGTACCATTAAAGACTCGAACATCTTGCAACGTTTTGGGGTACGCTGAGTTCATATACGCATTTACGGGAAGCTCTAACCAGTAAAAAGGAGCCGATGAATCAAGAACATTTATTTCTGAGCCTTGATAAAAACTATAAGGAGTAACCTCTTCTACTGCCTCTGCATTCAAATGACTTGAAAACAATAATGACAATGAGAAGACTGTAATGAGCCTTACTAGTCCTGTATTTTTAATTAAACTCATGGTTGTATCTCCTTTTCAACTTTCCCTTTTGTATCTTTTGGTGGTAATGGCGAAAAATACCCAACAATTAAAATTAATAATGCAACACCAATAAAAGAAATTGCACGAGAAATACCACCTTGCCCGTATATATCAATTAAGAATAACTTGGCAATAACACAAGCAAAAATACCAGCCCCCATAAACCACCAAATTCGATTTTTCTTAATAGAGGCAATAATAATACAGACTAAGGCAGCCAGTGCCCAACTGATAGAAAGTACAGTTTGCACTAAGCGTGAATCATAAAGTGTGTCATAGTTCCAATTTAGCTCAGCAAAATCTGCTATTGCACGAATTAAAATACCGTTAAACCAATAAGCAGAAAGTGCAATTGTGACTACTAACAAACTACGTAAAACCCAAAAGTTAACCGCTGTTACTTTACGTATTTTTTGAGAAAGCCCTTTACGTATTAAAACTAACGTAGCGATACTAAATAACCCAGCTTCATCTAATGGATTGATTAGCGGTATATAATTCCAAAATGTCAATTTACCATCTTCTAAATTAGCATAGCCGGACAATATAATTAGCCCGATAGCAACAGGAGTCATCGAATACCAATAAATCAGTCCATTACGTTTCATCGGCGGCATTCTATTTTGTTGTAGCCAATAGAGAACAATAATAGTTAGCGTTATGGCCATGACATAAATAAAATATCCCATTTCGTGCATGCCCCAAGGTAAAATGGAGACGAACCAATTCACTTGAGTGGCAATAAACGCAAGAATTAGCCATAAATTGGCGCTATGGAGTATTCTTTGCATCCAACGATCACGAAGCTTATATGCATGAATAACAAATAAAATAGAACTACCTAAAACAACTGGCCATATGAGAGAACCTTCACCACGCCCCATTGGGTTTTGGTCGTTTAAGAAATCTAAACCAAGATAATAATAACCTGCAATCCATAGAATAGACTGGCAAAGTAGCAAAGGTACCCAATTAATATAGATAGCATATAAATGCCAGAACCAAACTGAAATAACAACCAAGACTAGAATAATAAAGCCTTCAGACTCACGGCTCCATGATAAAATATCAGTAAATAACGGTAACCAGCACAACCAAGTCACCAAACCAATAATTAAGAAACCATAACTAAATAAAGTAAAGTTACTGTCTTCTTTACGACGAATATGGAAAAGCCCACCAGCCATAAAGCAGGCTATTAATAGCACAGGAACCATATAAGTACTACTACGACTCCAATATAAATAAGGATAATCACTTAACAAAGTGATTGCGCTAATAACAATTAATAACGAGCCGATAGCCACCATTTTTTTCTGGTTTTGCTGTAAACCGAACCAAAGGATTAACAACCCTTCTAATGACCAAATAATCGAGGTCCACTCAAATGTTAGCGCTAATGGAATAGCTAAAGTGATAAACCCAGCACCGATAATAATATTTGCTAATGCCATATTCTTGCCAGCGGATTTATAGCGTTTATGCACTTGTAAACCAGTAATCAGATATAACAAACCTACTATCAGTGAAATAAAGGCTGGCAGTAAACCTTCCCCTTCTGAAATAAAGAATTGAAGTGCAATACTGATAAAAGGAGGGACAAATAGAAGTGTATTATCAACAACCAATTGCTTACTGTGTTCAAAGCGTAGTGAGAATAGCTGTGTTAAGGCATTAAATACCACTAAATTAGCGATAATAAAAAGTTGGCAAGATAAATAATAGTCTGACTGGTAATTATCTAACCCCCATAAAATGGCAACACCATAAGTCATCACCATACCAACTAAATTTAAAGGTCGCCAAGCTTGCCACACACTAATAACTAAGATACCAATCGATAACATCAAATAATAAGAAAATAAAACAACATGGCTTCCACCGCCAGTCGAAAGCAATATAGGTGCTAAATACCCACCTATCGATGCAAGAACAGCTAAACTAATTGTGCGTTGCAATAATGCCAAAGCAATACTTGCCGCGCAAATAAGTAACATAAAGGCAAATGCCATCCCATAAGGCATCATCGTATACAGTTTAAAGGCAGCAAAAATAGTGATATACAAGCAACCAATTGCCCCCCCTTGTAAAATCAACCCAAATAATGCCTTTTTATTCCGTAGCCACCAGCCAGTACCTAATAAAGCTAAGCACCCTACTGCGCTGAAGATTAAACGCATTTGAGGTGAAATAATTTCATTTTGCACACTGTAATTCAGCAAATATGCGACACCTAGGAATAACAGTAGGATACCAATTTTAGCTACCGGGTTTCCTTTCATTAACCAACTAAAGAAATGATTGAATATTGATTTATCGTCACTGGCAGTATTTTGCTTTGTCTCAGGTTTATTTTGATTAAACCGATTTGCGTCTACTCGCTGTGCTTGCGTGTTATCAAACCTATTCGGATTGATACTTTCATTACTTAAAGGATGATTAAGGGAATTTTCATGGGTAGTTTGTTCCCTCATGAGAGGCGAGTTTTCTGTATCCGATAAATCATGCTCTTTTTCAACTGGCAGACAAGTCACATGGCTCATTGAGGAAATTTCTTGCTGTTTGTCTTGTTTAGCATCAACACCCGAAAGAGATTCGCTCCCCTCTTGCTCTATGTGCGTATTTTGTATTTCATCTAAACCTGATTGGGAAGACGTCACACTATCGACAGATATACTTGGCGTGTATTTAGCGTTTAAAAGCTGGGCTTCTAATGAAGAAACCTTCTGATTTAACAGCGAAATTTGGTACTGCATCCGACCTGTTCGATTGATGGCAATGATAGCAAGTATCGGAGCTAGCACTAGCAGGAAAACGAATACAAGTCCTATTAGTATCCAAGTGTCCACAAATAGGTTTCCTCATAAAAAAATTCACAATTTAGAATCTGGAAAATAAAGGCTGTGATTACTGCTAGTGTAGATAGCATTGATCCCCTTGCCAACCAAATGTAATAAACTGTTACAAAATAATTCATTACATCCTGCTTTAGGTATACTCCTGGTAAAAGAAACAATACCTTTCTTTGATGATTTATTAATACTCTCATTAGTCATTTTAGTAACTAAGAAAACCCTTAATCATCGTTTAATGACTATTTCGCTCATAAAAAAACAAACAATTGATTAAGCGCCTATATTTTTTTGATATTCTGTTTTTGATACTCATAATAGTACTAATAAAATTTTATTAGTACTATTATTTTTATTATGTTATGTATACAACACCTTTAACATCAATATATTAATTGAATAATTACTATCCTTAAATGATTATAGTTATTTAAAATTACATTAATTAGTTTCTTTATTAAACATTGCTAAAAACATATGTTCTTTAATTTAAATAAAAGTAACCACAAGGGAAAATATTAACTGTCATTTTACTGATTTTTATAAAGCAAAACCTACCGAAAAATATCAGGAGAGTTTTTAATGCTAATTCACATTATACTTGCCGCTTTAGGGCCCATAGTTCTTGGATTAGCCGTTGGTTGGCTATCGGGTAAATATGGGTTTATCAAACGAGAGTATTCCCAAGCCTTTGCTGACTTTGTGGTTAAAATAGCATTACCGTTTGCATTATTTCTTGCAGCCGCACAAGCACCGCCTTCAGTATTACTCAATATTGACTATTTATTAGCGCTAGCCGTAGGACTAATTGCAACGTATGTGATTGGTTTTATTTTTGGTAAGTTTATTTTTCGCCACACTAAAAAAGATGCGGCTATGCAAGCATTATCGGTGTCTTTTCCTGATATGGCCTACTGTGGGCCACCTGTATTACTTGCAACTGTCGGGTCATCAGGCTTGATAGCTATGGTATTAGGTAACCTGATTTATACCGTTATTATTATCCCATTTACTCTATTAATGATCAGCGGATCACAGCAAGGTAACAGTATCTTAAAATCAGTTGGTAAAGCCATTGCTCAACCCTTAGTTTTTCTCCCTATTCTAGGCGCAATACTAGCTATTTTAGGTGTTAAATTACCTGAAATATTACAAAACTCGGTAAACGAATTGGGCAAAACCGCGGGCGGAGTCGCTCTATTCTTCCTTGGTCTGCTCCTTTCAGGGATAAAACTTACAATTAGTAAGGAAATTATATTTAACGTCTTTATTAAAAATTTTGTTCAAGCCGCGCTCATTTTAGGCACTGGACTCGCCTTAGGTTTACAAGATGATTTACTTAAAGCCGCGTTTATCATTGGTGTACTACCCACGGCGACCGCAGTTCCCGCATTGGCAATTAGCAACCAAGCCTATACTGAAACCTCAGCAGGAACCGTGTTATTAAGTACATTAGCTGCCTTAATTTCGATTATCGGTGGTATCACTATCGTCGAAATGCTTTAATTATCAAATAAATAGTCGCCTATATTTAGGCGACTATTTCATTATGGCGCCAAATTCTCTGATGATTTAATCACCCATTATTTGCCAGACAGATCACAAAAAACGTATCATAGTGATAGGTACTTTTCTTTTATACATCTGGGATATGAACAAAAAATGAAAATTAGTGATGAGTTAGCTTCTGCTATCGCTTCCGTTACCGAGGTTGCAGCAGTGGCTGCCTTCGATTGGGTGGGAAAACAAGATAAAAACGCCGCAGATAAAGCCGCTGTAGAAGCGATGAGAAATCGGCTAAATGAAATTGATTTTCACGGTAAAATTGTCATTGGTGAAGGTGAAATCGACGACGCTCCCATGTTATATATTGGTGAACAAGTTGGCAAAAAGTCAGGTTCGATTGGCTTAGATATTGCGGTAGATCCTATCGATGGAACACGTATGGTAGCGTGTAATGAAAAAAATGCCATTGCCGTACTTGCCGCGGCTCCAACAGGAACACTACTTCAAGCACCTGATATGTATATGGAAAAACTTGTTGTTGGGGCTGCCGCTAAAGGGGCCGTTCATCTGGCAAATCCCCTAGAAAAAAATTTAGAATTCCTTTCTTCTGCACTTAATAAGCCCATTTCAAATCTTTCAATCGCAGTACTTGATAAACCTCGCCATCAACATATTATTAAAACTATCCGTAGTTTTGGTGCTAATGTGATTACCATCCCTGATGGTGATGTCCTCGCCTCATTACTTACTATCCTTCCTGAACATCCCATTGATATGATGTATGGAACTGGCGGCGCTCCTGAAGGCATTATCAGTGCAGCTATCGCTCGTGCTTTAGGCGGTGATATGCAAGCAAGACTAATTTCGCGAGATAAAGCCAAAGGAGATAGCGAAGAAAATAAACAACTCGCGGCACAAGAAATATTGCGCTGTCAACAAATGGGGTTAGAAATTGGTGAAGTGCTATCTTTAGACCAGATGGTGAGTACTTCTGATGTCATATTTGCCGCCACAGCTATCACACCAACCATCTTGATGGATGGTGTATCAATAGATGCGTACAGCCGTATTTCAAATACCATTTTGGTCAATGGTAGTGACCGCTCGCTAAAACTGATTAATAATCGCTATTTTAATTAATACGTCTATTACCGTATGTCACATATATCAAAAGGGCTTTTTAGCCCTTTTGATTACTGCGATTTAAGATGAAAATTAACGCTCAAGAGTCATACGATTTAACATCGGAGCGGTTAAAACCATCAAAATTGCAATCACACCAGTCACTAAACCAATCTTCAAGAATACGTCACTGTACACAGCCAAAGATTCGACTTTGCTGGTAAGTTCACCTTCTGGTGCTGCTGCCATTGAAGCAACGTACCCTGCAATAAATGCGGCCGCTGAGTTTGTTAAGAACCATGCGCCCATAATAAAGCCCATTAAACGCTGTGGAACTAACTGAGCTACCATCGCAAGACCAAGGCCTGAGATCATCAGCTCACCAATACTTTGGAAACCGTAACAAATAACCAGCCATTCAACAGAAACAATCCCCGCTTCATTTGCAAATTTTGCACCTAATGGCAAAACTAAGAATGCAGCAGAACATAACAACATACCAATCGCGAATTTATGTGGCATTGGTAAGTTATCGCCCATTTTATTATAAATCGCGGCTAAAATTGGGCTTCCAATCATGATCCATAATGGATTCAGAGCTTGGTATTGTGCGGGTTCAATAGAAAAACCAAAAACTTCATGTTCTACGTTATGTAATGCAAAAAAGTTTAATGATGTCGGCATTTGACTATAAAGAACGAAGAATACTATCGCTTCAAGCATTAAAATTAATGCAACAATCATTCGACGGCGAGCCGTACCTTTCAGTGCTAATGTTTCTTTGATAAAGATAACTAGAATACCCAAAGAAATAATCGCTAATGCTGTACGAGCAATACCGAGGTTATGCAATAGCCATGTAGAAATCGCGATTAATGCAATAACCCCTGCTACTGTAGCAACTAATCTTGAAAGAACAACAGGAGCAAAGTCAGGTTTTGAGCCATGTTGAGAAACCCATTTTTTACACATATAGAAGTTAATCAATGTGATAATCAGGCCCACAACACTAAGAGAGAACGCGACATCCCAACCATAATGTTTTGCTAACCATGGCGTTGCAATCATTGAGAAGAATGAACCAATATTAACGGACATATAATACATGGTAAATGCGCCGTCTAACCGTGGGTCATCTTTTTCATAGCAGGTCGATAAGAGTGATGATGGATTCGCTTTAAATAAACCATTACCAACTGCAATGGTTGCTAAACCAACATAGACCATCGATACATCATGCCCTGAGAAAGCAACAAATGCATACCCTGCAATCAGAGTGATTGTTCCAAGGACAATGACACGTTTTGTTCCAAGGACTTTATCCCCTAACCAACCGCCAACTGCAACAAAGCCATAAACTAATGCTGCAAACGCTGAGAAAAGTGTAATTGATTCTGTTTCTGACATACCCAGCACTTGGCTTAGGTATATTGGAAGGATCCCTTGAAGACCGTAGTAACCAAAACGTTCCCAGAGCTCGATAGAAAAAATAAGATAGAATGAGCGAGGTTGCTTAAACGCGTTAAGACTAACTTCCTCTTTGTTATTTGTTGTGGACACAAGTTACCTCTAGTACAACCTGTACATATGCAAAAAAACCACGGAACGCTCTATGCGCTCTCGCATTGTTATGATCTCAAGAATTCAAAGTTGAAAAGATTCACTTTTGGTAGGAGGAGTATCATTCCCTGACCTCAAAACAAACAAAACTGTGTGTAGACTTGTTTATGGATCTCAAACATAAATTCAATGAGTTAAAGCATATTTGATTATTTATTCAACATTAACTGGCAGATAACCCGCCAAGAACCCAATAATCAATTAAGCCATATACGTTATTTATGCACCAAAATTAAAGAATTAGCTAGTATTAATTACTACATCAATTAAATTTAATCGTGATTTACTTCAATTTTTTACAAAACTACCAAATTATCATCGATTACTAATTAATCATTTGTTCGTTAAATGTTAAGAATATTGTACTGCATTGAAACTATAATGCCGCTATTTATCACACTATGATTTATTGCTGTATATGTTATGGAAAGCTAAAAATATCCATTTCAAGGTAACTCTATTTTTACTTTTATTGGTAGGAAAGACGTTAGAAGATGTCGCTGAAGAAGCATTCAAACTGGAATTTTGGATAAAAAAAAGCCCAGTAACAAACTGGGCATAATGCATTCTACTCAAGGATCTTTTGCTAAATTCAAACTATCACTACGTAGGTGCATTATTACATTACTTCGTGTAAAGAAATGAATGATGAGGGTAAATATATGAATGTTTACGCAAGCAAACAGTATATAGATACTAATAAGACTGGCTAAGAAGGAAAAAAGTTCATCTTTTTTTAAAATTTTTATCTGTTCTTTGCCCAATGTGCTAATAGCAATAATTAACCATTTGATTTATTAGAATTAATATAAAATATCTTTCATATCATTGCAGGAACTTATCTAACAAGATAACGTAGCCATTAAGAGCTTAGTCCAAAGGATGTCATGTGAAAAAAATATTTTTATTGTGTTTTGTCTTTATTAACGTATTTTTCCTCCCTGCTTTTGCAGAAGAAACAACGCCACTAATAAATGAAAAAACACTAATTGCACTTGCGGAACAAGGCCAAGCCGAAGCTCAATTTAACTTAGGAATGTTTTATCAGTCTCATCAACAGTTTGACCAAGCTTTACACTGGTACCTTCTTTCTGCCAATCAAGGCTTTACAAAAGCACAAATTAACCTTGGCCTGATGTACCAGCAAGGAACTGGGGTAGAGCTAGATGAAAAACAAATGCTGCATTGGATGAAAATAGCAGCCGAAAGTGGTGACCCTATTGGCCAGATGAATATGGCCGAATATACCTTATATGGCATCAATGATTTATTAGAGAAAAACCCAGAAGAAGCTGAACGGTGGCTAAAAAAAGCGGCTGAACAGCATTTTCAACCTGCGATGCTCACCCTCGCCTATTGGTATGAAGAGGGAAAAGCTATCACAAAAGACCCGCAAAAAGCCCAAAAAATATATCTTGCTCTTGCGGAAGAAAACCATCCACAAGCGCTGTATTTATTAGGCTACCAAGCAGCAGTAGGTATGTATGACAAGGTAAACTACCCTCTCGCGTTTCAATATTTTACCCGTGCCGCAGAATTGGGCTTTTCCCCCGCTCAAAACAGCTTAGGTATGTTGTACTTAACTGGACAAGGTACCAAAAAAGATATCCAATCAGCTATAAAGTGGCTAACCCTAGCTGCTGAACAAGGTGAAGCTTCAGCTCAATTTAATGTCGCGCTTATCTATGCGCGCGGCGATGGTATCAAAGCCGACCAAGCAAAAGCCTGTCACTGGTTTATCAAAGCCGCTCAGCAAAATAGTGCCGATGCGCAATATGCAGCAGGAGCTTGCTACCAATATGGTATGGGTGTTGAGGCCGATGATAAAAAAGCCCTACGCTGGTATCAACTCGCAGCCGCTAAAGGCCATGAGCGGGCTGAAAAGAAAGTGTTAATTTTAAAAAACCAGCAGCAATAAACTCTATTTTTCCAACTTACTGTTGTACCACTGATATAAGTAAGATACAGAAAATCTGCATTGTTTATAACCAATGCAGAGCTTCTATCGATATATACTATTAATTCAAACACTCACAACTTGGCGCGGTAAATCCGTTGCGGTCGGCCAACTTTGCCATACTCAATTTCAGCTTCAATTTTATCTTTCGCTAAACAATACTCCAAATAACGTCTTGCTGTAGTACGACTAAGTTTGATGGTTTCAGCAATACTTTCTGCCGTATATTGCACATCAGGTTCAGTAAACAACGCGAGTATTTTTTCAAGTGTAATGATATCAATACCTGTTGGAAGTTCTTCCTTTGATTCCCCTCTAGCATAAGTATTAAACATATCGTCAATTTTACTTTGATTGG includes these proteins:
- a CDS encoding DUF2339 domain-containing protein → MDTWILIGLVFVFLLVLAPILAIIAINRTGRMQYQISLLNQKVSSLEAQLLNAKYTPSISVDSVTSSQSGLDEIQNTHIEQEGSESLSGVDAKQDKQQEISSMSHVTCLPVEKEHDLSDTENSPLMREQTTHENSLNHPLSNESINPNRFDNTQAQRVDANRFNQNKPETKQNTASDDKSIFNHFFSWLMKGNPVAKIGILLLFLGVAYLLNYSVQNEIISPQMRLIFSAVGCLALLGTGWWLRNKKALFGLILQGGAIGCLYITIFAAFKLYTMMPYGMAFAFMLLICAASIALALLQRTISLAVLASIGGYLAPILLSTGGGSHVVLFSYYLMLSIGILVISVWQAWRPLNLVGMVMTYGVAILWGLDNYQSDYYLSCQLFIIANLVVFNALTQLFSLRFEHSKQLVVDNTLLFVPPFISIALQFFISEGEGLLPAFISLIVGLLYLITGLQVHKRYKSAGKNMALANIIIGAGFITLAIPLALTFEWTSIIWSLEGLLILWFGLQQNQKKMVAIGSLLIVISAITLLSDYPYLYWSRSSTYMVPVLLIACFMAGGLFHIRRKEDSNFTLFSYGFLIIGLVTWLCWLPLFTDILSWSRESEGFIILVLVVISVWFWHLYAIYINWVPLLLCQSILWIAGYYYLGLDFLNDQNPMGRGEGSLIWPVVLGSSILFVIHAYKLRDRWMQRILHSANLWLILAFIATQVNWFVSILPWGMHEMGYFIYVMAITLTIIVLYWLQQNRMPPMKRNGLIYWYSMTPVAIGLIILSGYANLEDGKLTFWNYIPLINPLDEAGLFSIATLVLIRKGLSQKIRKVTAVNFWVLRSLLVVTIALSAYWFNGILIRAIADFAELNWNYDTLYDSRLVQTVLSISWALAALVCIIIASIKKNRIWWFMGAGIFACVIAKLFLIDIYGQGGISRAISFIGVALLILIVGYFSPLPPKDTKGKVEKEIQP
- a CDS encoding AEC family transporter, whose translation is MLIHIILAALGPIVLGLAVGWLSGKYGFIKREYSQAFADFVVKIALPFALFLAAAQAPPSVLLNIDYLLALAVGLIATYVIGFIFGKFIFRHTKKDAAMQALSVSFPDMAYCGPPVLLATVGSSGLIAMVLGNLIYTVIIIPFTLLMISGSQQGNSILKSVGKAIAQPLVFLPILGAILAILGVKLPEILQNSVNELGKTAGGVALFFLGLLLSGIKLTISKEIIFNVFIKNFVQAALILGTGLALGLQDDLLKAAFIIGVLPTATAVPALAISNQAYTETSAGTVLLSTLAALISIIGGITIVEML
- the glpX gene encoding class II fructose-bisphosphatase translates to MSDELASAIASVTEVAAVAAFDWVGKQDKNAADKAAVEAMRNRLNEIDFHGKIVIGEGEIDDAPMLYIGEQVGKKSGSIGLDIAVDPIDGTRMVACNEKNAIAVLAAAPTGTLLQAPDMYMEKLVVGAAAKGAVHLANPLEKNLEFLSSALNKPISNLSIAVLDKPRHQHIIKTIRSFGANVITIPDGDVLASLLTILPEHPIDMMYGTGGAPEGIISAAIARALGGDMQARLISRDKAKGDSEENKQLAAQEILRCQQMGLEIGEVLSLDQMVSTSDVIFAATAITPTILMDGVSIDAYSRISNTILVNGSDRSLKLINNRYFN
- the dtpA gene encoding dipeptide/tripeptide permease DtpA, with translation MSTTNNKEEVSLNAFKQPRSFYLIFSIELWERFGYYGLQGILPIYLSQVLGMSETESITLFSAFAALVYGFVAVGGWLGDKVLGTKRVIVLGTITLIAGYAFVAFSGHDVSMVYVGLATIAVGNGLFKANPSSLLSTCYEKDDPRLDGAFTMYYMSVNIGSFFSMIATPWLAKHYGWDVAFSLSVVGLIITLINFYMCKKWVSQHGSKPDFAPVVLSRLVATVAGVIALIAISTWLLHNLGIARTALAIISLGILVIFIKETLALKGTARRRMIVALILMLEAIVFFVLYSQMPTSLNFFALHNVEHEVFGFSIEPAQYQALNPLWIMIGSPILAAIYNKMGDNLPMPHKFAIGMLLCSAAFLVLPLGAKFANEAGIVSVEWLVICYGFQSIGELMISGLGLAMVAQLVPQRLMGFIMGAWFLTNSAAAFIAGYVASMAAAPEGELTSKVESLAVYSDVFLKIGLVTGVIAILMVLTAPMLNRMTLER
- a CDS encoding tetratricopeptide repeat protein — protein: MKKIFLLCFVFINVFFLPAFAEETTPLINEKTLIALAEQGQAEAQFNLGMFYQSHQQFDQALHWYLLSANQGFTKAQINLGLMYQQGTGVELDEKQMLHWMKIAAESGDPIGQMNMAEYTLYGINDLLEKNPEEAERWLKKAAEQHFQPAMLTLAYWYEEGKAITKDPQKAQKIYLALAEENHPQALYLLGYQAAVGMYDKVNYPLAFQYFTRAAELGFSPAQNSLGMLYLTGQGTKKDIQSAIKWLTLAAEQGEASAQFNVALIYARGDGIKADQAKACHWFIKAAQQNSADAQYAAGACYQYGMGVEADDKKALRWYQLAAAKGHERAEKKVLILKNQQQ